One window of the Desulfonatronum sp. SC1 genome contains the following:
- a CDS encoding IS1634 family transposase, whose product MSLSQRFFFAKVAQFEISRSDYFFFDTTNYYMYLAGNTESDLAQTGKSKEGRYWLRQVGLALLVARDTGLPFFYREYEGNCHDSKVFQCVLEDVLDAMRKYGRQDVTVVLDKGMNSEDGMAVIDAMDGVHFVTSYSTYFAEELIHVDREKFIVVDTEKNRRLRELGREDDQLTAWRSTGEYWGQTRTVIVTYPPLTASKQRYKFEKKMRTLQSVLYEIRSKVRSKSAQWRNEDTIRERYRNICRDLYLPDSLYDLSFTVKSGGLVMSFRKNYYRIARHIDRFGKNVLITDRIDWSTDEIVRASRDRYMVEQSFRQTKDHDLVNMRPMRHWTDSKIRYHILCCIVALSYLRLLELRLAKAGLKLSAATTMQQMRALHSCLCWNAGARKATRKLEEPSDAQAQILKAMGYGVSSGVLQKLAI is encoded by the coding sequence TTGAGTCTATCGCAAAGATTTTTTTTCGCAAAGGTGGCACAATTTGAGATATCCCGGTCCGATTACTTTTTTTTCGACACCACCAACTACTACATGTACTTGGCCGGCAATACCGAATCTGACCTGGCTCAGACGGGTAAAAGCAAAGAGGGCCGCTACTGGCTTCGCCAGGTAGGACTTGCCTTGCTGGTGGCCAGGGATACCGGCCTGCCGTTTTTCTATCGCGAATACGAGGGCAACTGCCATGATTCCAAGGTGTTTCAGTGCGTTCTGGAAGACGTTTTGGATGCCATGCGAAAATATGGTCGGCAAGACGTGACTGTGGTCTTGGACAAGGGCATGAATTCCGAAGACGGCATGGCAGTCATTGACGCCATGGACGGCGTGCATTTCGTGACCAGCTACTCCACGTACTTTGCCGAGGAGCTTATCCATGTCGACAGGGAAAAGTTTATCGTTGTGGATACCGAAAAAAATCGGCGACTTCGTGAGCTCGGCAGAGAGGACGATCAATTGACTGCTTGGCGGAGCACCGGGGAATATTGGGGGCAGACGCGCACGGTGATCGTGACCTACCCCCCCCTGACCGCCTCCAAGCAACGGTATAAATTTGAAAAGAAAATGCGAACACTCCAATCGGTTTTATACGAAATCCGATCAAAGGTTCGTTCCAAGTCTGCCCAGTGGCGCAACGAAGACACGATCAGGGAGCGCTACCGAAACATTTGCCGGGATCTGTATCTTCCAGACAGCCTTTACGATCTGAGTTTCACCGTGAAAAGTGGAGGCTTGGTCATGAGCTTTCGCAAAAACTATTATCGAATCGCGCGACATATTGACAGGTTCGGAAAGAATGTGCTGATCACGGACAGAATAGATTGGAGCACTGATGAGATTGTCAGGGCCAGCCGGGACAGGTACATGGTGGAGCAAAGCTTTCGCCAAACCAAGGACCATGACTTGGTCAACATGAGACCCATGCGGCACTGGACGGACAGCAAGATCCGTTACCACATCCTGTGCTGCATTGTTGCTCTCTCCTATCTGCGTCTCTTGGAATTACGTTTGGCCAAGGCTGGGCTGAAGCTCTCAGCTGCCACAACAATGCAGCAGATGCGCGCACTCCATTCATGTCTTTGTTGGAATGCCGGGGCACGAAAAGCGACCCGCAAGCTTGAGGAACCAAGCGACGCCCAGGCCCAGATACTGAAGGCCATGGGCTACGGGGTGAGCAGTGGGGTCTTACAGAAGTTGGCGATTTAA
- a CDS encoding phosphatidylserine decarboxylase, whose product MRKQGRTCSPRLIDGSYYAESLAQGFEPAGPNESQGYITQVAARALIFIEADNPDIGLMALLFVAMAEVSSNEITVYEGQYVQKGDQLGMFHFGGSPHCLIFRPEVNLEFDLHGQTPGLHSENIPVRARIPVVTDSQGE is encoded by the coding sequence ATCCGGAAACAAGGTAGAACGTGCTCGCCCCGGCTGATCGACGGTTCCTATTACGCCGAATCGCTTGCCCAGGGCTTTGAGCCGGCCGGTCCCAATGAATCCCAGGGCTACATCACCCAGGTTGCCGCCAGGGCGCTGATCTTCATCGAAGCGGACAACCCGGACATCGGCCTGATGGCCCTCTTGTTCGTGGCCATGGCCGAGGTCTCCTCCAACGAGATCACGGTGTACGAAGGTCAGTACGTCCAAAAGGGCGACCAACTCGGGATGTTCCACTTCGGAGGCTCCCCCCATTGCCTGATCTTCCGCCCGGAAGTGAACCTGGAGTTCGACCTGCACGGCCAGACGCCAGGCCTGCACTCGGAGAACATCCCGGTCCGCGCCAGAATCCCCGTGGTCACGGACAGCCAGGGCGAATGA
- a CDS encoding C69 family dipeptidase, giving the protein MTTIPRTHRNIVPGIAVLFALSIFAFIFAPSVPANACTTILVGHEATADGSLIIARNEDNVGASDAQNIVRHEPRKEALTFQANDNAFTWDLPPNALGYVAFPKWQSEGQKLLSFEETGINDYGVAISATETIFNSEAILAVDPYVQGTGLTEDSITSVVLPYATSAREGIRLLGHVIETAGVSDEGFGVALSDRNEIWYLETASGHHWVAQRLPADSYFVSANQGRFQDVDFNDPMNVMTSAGFVDFLVEHKLYDPADEAFNFFACCISDGEHDHTYNYPRVRELLKLFSGIEYDRMDGLYPVFVQPDRKLTVQDVAAGLRNRYQGTPHDPYMHQNPKEPYRPISVMRASLSHITQTRPDLPGDIAVINHIALGMPDLAVYMPFYKGLTVLPAAYQGATGQIDDHSMFWRSRKMQALVLQDYPRLAPAAHEAIARFEADLAAKQAAMEDQYLALWRQDMDAARKLIQNLTDEAVASLERMLDDLTIRFAKELGMENLTDEQFFELIMGIEKKYHFHGA; this is encoded by the coding sequence ATGACAACCATCCCCCGTACTCACCGCAACATCGTTCCAGGTATCGCGGTGCTTTTTGCGCTCTCCATTTTTGCTTTTATCTTCGCGCCGTCCGTCCCGGCCAACGCATGCACGACCATCCTGGTGGGCCACGAGGCCACGGCGGACGGCTCGCTGATCATCGCCCGCAATGAAGACAATGTCGGCGCATCCGACGCCCAGAACATCGTCCGCCACGAACCGCGCAAGGAAGCCCTGACCTTTCAGGCCAACGACAACGCCTTCACCTGGGACCTGCCGCCCAACGCCCTGGGGTACGTGGCCTTTCCCAAATGGCAGTCCGAAGGCCAGAAGCTTTTGTCCTTCGAGGAAACCGGGATCAACGACTACGGCGTGGCCATTTCGGCCACGGAGACCATCTTCAACAGCGAGGCCATCCTGGCCGTCGACCCTTACGTGCAAGGCACCGGCCTGACCGAGGACTCCATCACCTCGGTGGTCCTGCCCTATGCCACGTCGGCCAGGGAGGGCATTCGCCTGCTGGGACATGTCATCGAGACCGCCGGCGTCAGCGACGAGGGCTTTGGCGTGGCCCTGAGCGACCGCAACGAGATCTGGTATCTGGAAACGGCCTCGGGGCATCACTGGGTGGCCCAGCGCCTCCCCGCGGACAGCTACTTTGTTTCCGCGAACCAGGGACGCTTCCAGGACGTGGATTTCAATGATCCCATGAACGTGATGACCTCCGCCGGTTTCGTGGACTTTCTGGTGGAACACAAGCTGTACGATCCGGCCGACGAAGCGTTCAATTTCTTCGCCTGCTGCATCAGCGACGGTGAACACGATCACACCTACAACTACCCCCGGGTCCGCGAGTTGCTCAAGCTCTTCTCCGGTATCGAGTACGACCGCATGGACGGGCTGTATCCGGTTTTCGTCCAGCCGGACCGCAAACTGACCGTCCAGGACGTGGCCGCGGGCCTGCGCAACCGGTACCAGGGCACCCCGCATGATCCGTACATGCACCAGAATCCCAAGGAACCCTACCGGCCCATCAGCGTGATGCGCGCCTCCCTCTCCCACATCACCCAGACCCGGCCCGACCTGCCCGGCGACATCGCGGTCATCAACCATATCGCCCTGGGCATGCCCGACCTGGCCGTGTACATGCCCTTCTACAAGGGCCTGACCGTCCTGCCCGCGGCCTACCAGGGCGCCACCGGACAAATCGACGATCATTCCATGTTCTGGCGCTCCCGCAAGATGCAGGCCCTGGTCCTGCAGGACTATCCGCGTCTGGCTCCAGCGGCCCATGAGGCCATCGCGCGGTTCGAGGCGGACCTCGCGGCGAAACAGGCCGCCATGGAAGATCAATACCTGGCGCTGTGGCGTCAAGACATGGACGCGGCCCGGAAGCTGATCCAGAACCTGACCGACGAGGCCGTGGCAAGCCTGGAACGGATGCTGGACGACCTGACCATCCGGTTTGCCAAGGAACTGGGCATGGAAAACCTGACCGACGAGCAGTTCTTTGAACTAATCATGGGCATCGAGAAGAAGTACCACTTCCACGGAGCGTGA
- a CDS encoding serine hydrolase, which translates to MKRMKRFAAFVFIFCLLFAPQGAAAESDAYSETMRTAREILWKTITSGGGSSATVAVMDGGKIVYSEEFGAAKRATSRPVKADTRFNIGSTSKMFAAVAILLLADDGKLALDDPVVKHLPEFVMRDERYRDITVRMLFNHSSGLPGSTFVFEYEPMIEPHALLLEVLQESDLKHAPGAMGIYCNDGFTLAEMIVERLSGMKFIDFVAERIFEPLGMKDSAASVGETLGNVAFYYDIPAGRKYPLEIVRVHAAGGLSSTAKDLCRFADSFTAGGKHILSEPSLEEVLKSQPTLFTEHLRGAALLDAFGWDYAWIPDYRDKGVQVLGKSGGTMFYSTNFQVVPAERLVVAVSISGKTNAPEISRAILDALMKEKGLPVPEKSPLKKSVEPRPIPSELLAFEGMYTDGTRAVRFLFDREKYALNIHHVLPAAPDGEETPPPLKLVHNEGLFHDLEKGSSYYFISEGKDVYLIARKIPGFGMNTPVFQRLEEVEAPKQLSIDMNGVLWMMHNVTPSAQIMSGMLMSWSSVSDELPGYVYGFGIQKVEGPDFASMAATGFRDQLSLRLFRKDGKIRVRSGMFVFSQASEAGALVNGKNGVVIGPDGENEWRKVEQEMILSFTRPEMGRVVAVAPANDAELLYDSVVDNGEFFAPEGTFVFLAGAPGDVFEIEAR; encoded by the coding sequence ATGAAGCGGATGAAAAGATTTGCCGCTTTTGTTTTCATTTTCTGTCTGCTGTTTGCGCCGCAAGGCGCGGCGGCGGAGTCCGACGCGTACTCCGAAACAATGCGTACGGCCCGGGAAATTCTGTGGAAGACGATCACGTCCGGAGGAGGAAGCTCCGCGACCGTGGCCGTCATGGATGGGGGAAAGATCGTCTATTCCGAGGAGTTCGGCGCAGCAAAGCGGGCGACCAGCCGCCCCGTGAAGGCCGATACCCGCTTCAACATCGGCTCCACCAGCAAGATGTTCGCCGCGGTCGCCATTTTGCTGCTCGCCGACGACGGAAAGCTTGCGCTCGACGACCCCGTGGTGAAGCACCTCCCCGAGTTCGTCATGCGCGACGAGCGCTACCGGGATATCACGGTGCGCATGCTCTTCAACCACTCGTCAGGGCTTCCGGGCTCGACCTTCGTCTTTGAGTACGAGCCCATGATCGAGCCGCATGCCCTGCTGCTGGAGGTTTTGCAAGAGTCCGACCTGAAGCACGCTCCCGGGGCCATGGGTATTTACTGCAACGACGGCTTCACCCTCGCGGAGATGATCGTGGAAAGGCTTTCGGGGATGAAGTTCATCGATTTCGTCGCGGAGCGCATCTTCGAGCCCCTCGGGATGAAGGACAGCGCGGCCAGTGTCGGCGAGACCCTCGGCAACGTCGCATTCTACTATGACATTCCGGCCGGCAGGAAGTACCCTCTGGAGATAGTCCGGGTGCATGCGGCTGGAGGGCTCTCCTCCACCGCGAAGGATTTGTGTCGTTTCGCGGACAGCTTTACCGCGGGGGGGAAGCACATCCTGAGCGAGCCCTCCTTGGAGGAGGTTCTGAAGAGCCAGCCGACCCTCTTCACGGAGCATCTCCGCGGAGCCGCGCTGCTGGACGCCTTCGGGTGGGACTACGCATGGATTCCGGATTACCGGGACAAGGGAGTGCAGGTGCTTGGGAAAAGCGGGGGAACGATGTTTTATTCCACCAACTTCCAGGTCGTCCCGGCGGAGCGGCTTGTCGTGGCCGTGAGCATCTCCGGCAAAACGAACGCCCCGGAGATCTCGCGCGCCATTTTGGACGCGCTGATGAAGGAGAAGGGGCTGCCCGTCCCGGAAAAGTCGCCTCTGAAAAAGAGTGTCGAGCCGCGGCCGATTCCCTCGGAACTCCTCGCCTTCGAGGGAATGTACACCGACGGAACCAGGGCCGTGCGCTTCCTCTTCGACAGGGAAAAGTACGCCCTGAATATTCACCACGTGCTCCCCGCGGCTCCAGATGGTGAGGAGACGCCGCCTCCCTTAAAGCTGGTCCACAACGAGGGTCTTTTCCACGACCTTGAGAAGGGAAGTTCGTATTACTTCATCTCCGAAGGAAAGGACGTCTACCTGATCGCGCGGAAGATTCCCGGCTTCGGCATGAACACCCCTGTTTTCCAGAGGCTGGAGGAAGTCGAGGCTCCAAAACAGCTTTCCATCGATATGAACGGCGTGCTCTGGATGATGCATAACGTCACCCCCAGTGCGCAAATCATGAGCGGAATGCTGATGAGCTGGTCGTCCGTCAGCGACGAACTGCCCGGATATGTTTACGGCTTCGGGATACAGAAGGTCGAGGGGCCCGACTTCGCAAGCATGGCCGCGACGGGTTTTCGCGATCAGCTCTCGCTGCGGCTTTTCCGGAAGGACGGCAAAATTCGCGTGCGGAGCGGGATGTTCGTCTTCTCGCAGGCAAGCGAGGCGGGGGCGCTCGTCAATGGAAAGAACGGAGTTGTGATCGGCCCTGACGGAGAGAACGAGTGGAGGAAGGTCGAGCAGGAGATGATCCTCTCCTTCACACGGCCGGAGATGGGGCGGGTTGTTGCGGTCGCGCCCGCGAACGACGCGGAACTGCTCTACGACAGCGTCGTGGACAACGGGGAGTTCTTCGCTCCGGAAGGAACCTTCGTCTTCCTGGCGGGAGCTCCGGGGGATGTGTTTGAGATCGAGGCAAGGTAG